ttttagtaggaaatccacgcaagtctttttACATGAAGCCCAAGGTCtccctcaatgggactaacctggttaaataaaggttaaatttaaaaatatatatactttgcactgggataccaattgaacaactgcaaattataaagaagaccatgctcatacagccaagggtatgttagcattgcgttatattttttagaatttaaaactctttttggcacacaccacaagctgaaGGCTTCCTGCAAAATTTAAACGCTCACATCTGTGGCCGCCTGATGCTTTGTGTTGTCCAGTCTGCTCATAtagcatccaatatgttgtccgtcGCACATTTATGTGtccatcttgtttatttttggaatttttgaagtccttatgttaagtgaCAGCACATGCTGCAGAGTGCACGTGTGTTACACTGAGTTCCGCTAAACTTACCCCCAGAAAACACTATGTTAAAAAACTGAGttaccacatacagaaaaaaaagtacaatatacatgtttttttctcttcaagaggcattttttgatcGGTGTTAATTATACTTTATCAACAACCTGAAAATTTTGCAAGAattcacaaacaaaaacactgctaAATGCATTATTGTTTAGAAATACTGTTAACTTTCTTTGTGGCCATGACTGCAAAGAGGCACTGCGCCGTGATGAGAATGCCAATTAGTTGTGTCTAAATAGTGAAAAGGCCTGTCCGATGTTACTTATTCTCTCCCACATTGACTCAAAGGGGAGCTGTGTGCCAGCTCGGAGTCACAGATAACACAAAATGCACGTTGTAAATGAAGTGCTTCCATTGCTATGGTGCTAAAAAGCCTGAGCTGCCATCACATGACAGTCATAACGTTGATGAAGAACAGCGCAGCAGGAAGGACTGAGCACAGACGCTCAGGGCCGTGCACGTCAGGGGTAAGGGCACAGGCGATTTGCAGTGCCTTTTCTTTCATATAAACATCCTGATGTCACCACTCAGAGTAAGTAACATATGTTAACCCCTGATTCTGAGTCAACGGCGCTGAGATGTGTCATGCTAATTAGTGATGGCTGTCTTCCACATTGTTGCAGTATTTGTAGAATATCAAATTTAGCTCAGTCAAATgttgattatttttttctttctttctttttttttttttttttaaacaagaggGCCTGACAGTTAAAAGAGGAATCACTGCTCTTTCTATGAAACAAAGATTCCTCACATGTGCCGTCTGGGTTTCAGGGGTTGGCTTTGACAGAGATGCTAGTGTGCGCTGCTCGCTGGTTTACTCGCAGTCTCTGCTTCAGAGGAGGAGGAAGTTGAGGAGACGGAGGACTGTCGCTGGCGTTCCAAGGCAGCTGCAGCAAGATTTAGGTAAGTACACTCCTTTATTTTATAAAAGGTAACCTGACACTAACTGTCAAGCCCTGATCACACAGAAGGTGTGTGCTAAGCATGTTATTGGTATCCATTGACGTACTGTACTCATCGGCACTCATCACCAATATCTGCGACTGCCGGCATGTAGGCATCAAGTGACCGCTGCATTTACACTGGGTTTAGTGGTGTTTAAATGTAGCACAGCATCTTCTGCTCCCTGATCAGGGTTTTAGCAACTTTTTCAACCCCCCAGCATAGATTTGGAGATTCTGAACAACTTGATACTTTCCAGACACACAGACCGCGTGTGCGTGGCATGTAAAGGGTGATGACCCGATGACTGAAGAAGAGTGGTCATACCCTTGCAAGTGCTTGTGTTCTATCGAGATCAGCTGCCCTGTTGGTTTGAGGTCCTTGTTGCATAAATCGGCAGTTATCGCGTTTCATTCACTGAATGTGACgggcaaataaatgtataaattgttcatccaactgtagtaatgtgtaaaatgtactcactataaaacgataagcaTTCTTATCCTGGAGGCTATTTTTTATTATTGCGATAATCGTTCATCACGATAATCCTCACTTATTTGCACCTCAATGCCCTTTTCACTTTATTGGACAGAAAATTTATTATATTTAGTATAAGTTCAGTTTATATTGGCCCATAGGAAAAACTGTACAATAAAATTATCAGTTTTAGCCGACAACAATATGTGCTGTTGTGATTCCAAGgttttaaaacctttttaaacttGTACCATGTTTATTAATTAATGTGATATTATTGTTAATCTCAGTTATGATGGCCAagataatcatgacagaaaaaaaatcaatatcaTCCCATGCCTACTATGCAGATTGGTAATTTACAGTGTACACTTTTCAAAACTGCATTTTGTTAAAACAATGAATAtattttgtacaaccccaattccaaggaagttgggatgttgtgaaagatgtaaataaaaacagaatacaatgatttgcaaatcctcttcaacctatattcaattgaatacaccataaagacaagatatttcatgttcaaactggtaaactttattgtttttgtgcaaatatttgctcattttgaaatggatgcctgtaacacgtttcaaaaaagctgggacagtggtatgtttaccactgtgttacatcacctttccttttaacaacactcaataagcgtttgggaactgaggacaccaattgttgaagctttgtaggtggaattctttcccattcttgcttgatgtacgacttcagttgttcaacagtccggagtctccattgttgtattttgcgcttcataatgtgccacacatttttaatgggcgacaggtctggactgggcaggccagtctagtacccgcactcttttactatgaagccacgctgttgtaacacgtgcacaatgtggcttggcattgtcttgctgaaataagcagggacatccctgaaaaagacgttgcttggatggcagcatgtgttgctccaaaacctggatatacctttcagcattgatggtgccatcacagatgtgtaagttgcccgtgccatgggcactaacacacccccataccatcacagatgctggcttttgaactttgcgctggtaacaatctggatggtctttttccccttttgtctggaggacacgatgtccatgatttccaaaaacaatttgaaacgtggactcatcagaccacagcacacttccactttgggtctgtccagttcaaatgagctcaggcacagagaaggcggtggccttTCTGGAtggtgttgatgtatggcttttgctttgcatggtagagttttaacttgcatttgtgatgtagcgacaaactgttaactgacaatggttttctgaagtgttcctgagcccacgcggtaagatcttttacacaatgatgttggtttttaatgcagtgccgcctgagggattgaaggtcacaggcattcaatgttggttttttgcTTTGTCGCTttggtgtagaaagttctctagattctctgaatcttctgattatattctggactgtagatgatggaatccttaaattccttgcaattgaacattgagaaacattgttcttaaacagttggactatttttttcatgcagttgttcacaaagtggtgatcctcaccccatctttgcttgggaatggctgagccttttggggatgctccttttatacccaatcatgacactcacctgtttccaatttggtgttctttgagcattcatcaactttcccaatcttttgttgccccatcccaacttttttgaaaggtgttgcagacaTCTGTTTCAAAataaccaaatatttgcacaaaaacaacaaagtctatcagtttgaacattaaatatcttgtctttgtggtgtattcagttgaatatgggttgaagaggatttccaaatcattgtattctgtatttatttacattttacacaacgtcccaactttattggaattggggttgtagctcaaCTCGACGTGTGAGGTGTTAAAGCGAAGGAAATGTGCTTGCACAGTTGCTAAATTCGACGTGGGAAGGTGTTAAAGTCCGGGTAGAGAGAACTATTGTGCAGTGGAGCTCCTCTCAATGGGTAGCTCATCTTGTCGGGACACCGGCAACCCTGTCTCGTTTGTGACCGATAACTGCGAGTTGGGTGGCGTGTGTTACACGGGCCACTAAGTGCCACACACATGCCGTCTGTGTAAGAGTAGTTTTAGTCACAAAATATATGTGATAACAAAAATGTGACAGCTGCTTTTAAAGTACAGTAAATGTTCAGATATTAAAGGTATGTCTGTTTTGACTCGAGGATAAAAATGTCAGAATTACTGTATGTTTGCTtcatgcagccgatctgctctgtggcagcctgatcctgtcagctctcagaagctaagcagtgcgggaccttgttagtacttgaatgggagacctctttggaacatcagcggctgtgtgtgtttctccatcttacactggagttgcatcaggaagggcatccagcataaaacttgtgccaaataccaattcggatctggctgtatccgctgtggtgaccctcaaAAAAAAatcgggagcagccaaatggacaactgtATATTTGCTTCTTGCTACATGcacattttagccaaaaggctctTTTCCACTGAAACAGTATATTACTTTACGGCACGCCAAACCAGAAATTGTGGTTTTCTATTTGCCAAGGTTCCAGTTCTAGTTTCATTTTTTTGACCCATGTTCAACATGTGATGCTTATGAGCTGTGATGCCCAACTTAGCACCTGTGTTTGGTAATTACATTTCCTTCCACACAGACTCCCATTCTCCTGGTTCCAGAGAACGGACTGTGATTGTTTATGCCAGTTCAGATATCACTCCCTGTAATGATGACCTGGTCTGTCAGCTGAACACCAGAGATTCTGGTTGCCAGACAGAAGACTTTCTGATCTCAGGAGCACCATCTCGAAGGAGACTCAGGGGCCAGAGGAGTCACGGAGCCTCCCTTATTCTCTCCCACTCTGCGGGGAACATCTCCTCCCTGGCGGACAGCAGTGACGCCATGTTCGCCGCTTCAGTAATAACACAACTGCGCTCCCGTAGTCTTCCCCGAGACGGGAGCTGTGCGATAGACAACAGTCGCAGTGACACTGATGAAGATGAAGAGGAGGGGCTTTCCCCCTTTGAAACTGAGGACTTTCTGCACAGACCTGGGGAGTTAATTCTGAAGGATGACGAAGAGAGCACAGATGACCAGACAATGCCTAACTGCCAGTTGGGTAACATGAAGTACAAGCAGCACTCTGAGAGTCCAGAACGTGGCTGGATGGAGAGGAGCCGGTCCCAGCTGCCCAGGACAGCTGATATGGGGAGCTGTGAGATCTCATCAAGCTCAGACACTTTCAGTAGCCCCGTCCACTCTGTGTCAGCCACAGGGGTGCTGGGAAGCCAGATAGACCATAAGGAAGACCATCAGTCCTCCAGTGGGAACTGGAGTGGGAGCAGCTCTACTTGCCCTTCACAGACCTCCGAAACAATCCCACCAGCAGCCTCTCCACCGCTGACTGGCTCTTCACACTGTGACTCCGAGCTGTCCTTGAATGCTGTAACTCACATCAATGACGACCAAGGCAGCTACATCCTGGAACACTACCAAatggacaaatttcacagcctcaGAACCCAGCGGACGGGCTCCTTCTCCTCCACAGCCATGGACATATTGGAGGAAGCAGGGGTCAGCACTCCTAGTGAAGGGGAGTGGGGTTACCCAATCCCGGACCCTCCATGCTCCCAGAGCCCCGAGAGGAGCCGAGAGGTCGAGAGCAGCCTGGGCTGCCCCAGTTTCACCAGCATGGCCACCTGTGAGAGCAGCTACTCTGACAAGCCTCTGTCAGAGAAAGCAGACACTGTTTCACACTACTCCGTAGACACTGAAGGCTACTACACCTCTATGCACTTTGACTGTGGTCTTAAAGGTAGCAAAAGCTTCTCTTATAACTATGCAGCTACTAGTTCTGATTGTGGCCTGTCTGACCTAAGTGGCCATATGACATTTGGGAGACGTTGCCTCTCACTGAGAAAACCAAAGGTGAAGCCGTCTCCCCCAAAGAGGAATTCATCGTTGAGAAAAATATGCAGTGAGGGAAACATCCCTGACATGAAAGAACCAAAGATGACTTGTAGTCAGCAACTTGCGTTATCCTCCAAAGAGAGGAAAGTGCACCGGGCTTTAGCTCGGTCTACAGCTTATGTACAAAACCCTGTGGACGTTAGAGAGCCACTTGAGGTGTGGGAGGTTAAAGGTTCAGCTGACCTACCAGACATAGGTGTGTTTAGCTCCACTGATGCACATTTATTTAAGGATGAGGGGGTCGTACAGTCGGACTATGCTGATCTCTGGCTCCTGAATGATTTAAAATCCAGTGATCCTTACAGATCTTTGTCAAACTCAAGCACGGCGACAGGAACAACTGTGATTGAATGCATCAAATCACAAGAGAGCTCTGAATCTCAGACATCCCAGTCTGGGTCCAGAGCCACCACTCCCTCCCTTCCATCAGTGGAGGGAGATTTCAAGCTGGCATCTCCTGAGAAACTGGCAGGCTTAGCCAGCCCATCCAGTGGCTACTCCAGTCAGTCAGAAACCCCAACCTCCTCATTCCCAGCCGCCTTCTTCCCTAGTCCCCTGTCACCATCAAGTGGCAAGAGGAAGCCCAAAGTCCCTGAACGGAAGTCGTCACTTTCACTGCACTCTCGTTCCTGCAGGGAAGGAGTCACCTCAACAAAGAGAGACCTTGAACTGCCGATGATACCTCCCTCCCATCTCAACTTAAGTGCACTTCCTCATGGTGGTGACAAGGTTTCCGTGTGCAGCAACCAGATACAAAACTTTCACCAAAGCAAACAGAAAAGTGCTTTGTCGCCAAACTCAGAGGGGTTAAATACCCAGCTGATGTCCATCACACCGACAGTACTTCACTCAGTACAGCTCAGATCCGTCAGTAAAGAGCATAACAAAAGTGGTGATGGCAAGAGAAATGTTACACTCAACAGTCCCGCCGTGGACTCGGTGAGCACACAGGCCAGTCGTCAGTCCGTAGAAACAATCAATCTTCTTGCTTCCACTTTGCAACACCATCGCACACCGTGTCCGGAGCCATGTGAACCATACAGCAGCTCAAAAGACAAGACTCCAGATATAGTATGTCCAAGTGATAACAGCTACAAGCTGGACAGAGACGCTCCAGATCCCGAGTCAGATCCACCATTAGAGCAGCAGCTCAGCCATAAGGTCCCTGACATGACCTCTAGTGAAGAAAGAAACACAAGCATAGAATTAGCTGCCATCATCTTGCAGTCAGAGCCATTCCACCCCCTAACAACTGAGCCACCTGATGAAGAACTTTGTTCCAAAACATCCAGTCCTCCCACTGCTGATCACACATCACCCAAAAGAACTGACAGTCTTGATAAACTTACTGTGGGTGATTGTCAGTCAGACATGCTGCAAATGTCTACAATCCAGAATGAAACCAGCAAAGATTTGGAATATGATGCAACAGCTGAAAATTCTCCACGAGACATTAAGGAGGAGTCCACAACGGAAACAGAGGATTACTTCAGTAAAGGTAAATGTATACATGAAGTACAGATCCTTTTTGTGGTTGATACAGTATATTTGTTACAATTtggcccatatatatatatatatatatatatatatatatcatttgagggtgggcgctaaggggttaaaatatgatgcaataatcctacatccgggaACAGCCTTCAATGTCCCCAttagaaacacagcactttctttGAGTTTTTGGGCTATTGCATggcaaaaaaagtgaaaatgcaaagaaaaagtgactatgcagtggaaagtggacatgtgttgcggtttgtttatgacccagagctcaaacatgtcgaggcagttgtgcaggcgagagagacctctcccatttgcctcatcttcccttctccactgggaaccgaaaaaaaaaacctgcacttttcgaAACtgctcggtgattgcagccaaaacaaaacagtacaccatgttttcatgtgaagttatgctgtgtttgtgttgtgcactggcaggctgtccccagaagtggtcaaatcccacaatatcacgcaggggttcaaacgagactgcactgccctataggAGCACTTTATTTACAGTGGGATCAGCGTGTGAATATGACAATAAATATGGCacaggcattaaaaaaaacaaccttttcctgttttttctttgttttgttttgttttttgttttttgccaccagtCACAGCATCACAGTAGTGAGACAAACAGGAACACGTTGATAAGAAGACATATGAAGTCAAGGCTCCAGTCTCTCATGTGTATCTTCTCAAAAACTGATGGCCAGAGTTCGTGTTTTCATTGGACTAAGTCTGTCTCTGTGCCTGTCAGCCGTTCAGCTGTGACTGGAGAGGCAACAGGAAATAGTTGCCTCTCCAGTCACACCCATTGAAGTTCATTGCTCTTTACATTTTTCCATGAATAAGTGGTTGGATGGGATTATGTAACATAAATGAACTGGATTGTGTATcaaggaggtgatggtcaagaggTTAAAGCGGCGGGCTTGTGACCAGTAGATCCTTGGTTTGAATCCCTGTCACCTAgtcaaggcccagtcacacggcacttatcgAAGGGTAACGaatcccaaacgaaacaagaaatctggactttcgttgacttttgttggcataaCCTTCacacagcttcattcctgcagctggcgctttaaaactcaaaaaatttgaacgaatgccgccgAAAACCTAAATTTGTCCATACTTCGTTTTGCTATCGTTCTTGACtttttcttatcgtttgcttcgtttttgtaacgttagcgtttagtttgagtTCGATTGACCAGCtgcatgttttcatacagtgcagaagctggtttgtgagcatGCTACTgtcgctgcgttcatgtaccgtcagaaactacagggcaaactcagtctGTTTGCTTGGGTTTTTTTATCTGGTCAACTTCACTGGGCTccggcaccttatatagggaagaattaatgttttgtgtgaatccaattaattattttactaaaaataaaatgaataccacGCTCCTtctacaagcaactgctgaaattgaaacaacaaaaaagtcgt
The nucleotide sequence above comes from Thalassophryne amazonica chromosome 10, fThaAma1.1, whole genome shotgun sequence. Encoded proteins:
- the nhsa gene encoding LOW QUALITY PROTEIN: Nance-Horan syndrome protein (The sequence of the model RefSeq protein was modified relative to this genomic sequence to represent the inferred CDS: deleted 2 bases in 2 codons), whose product is MDPVRQQQPGTDSPLREKDGVHPKLSAQRLDQSPRVHESCARNNSRLTFGGFTPTATCHFAKRVVEPHLLCRHGVPNEEGALFEDLCSISHMALARTLRQLSDLAKHACSIFQELEVDLTSTERRLCGLQGKISRIQNTSAGLDPKQEAVPVSNLDVESKLTAHYQAPWHQQKNVFHPSTRPACVQELLGHANISLWGPDRDDQQRESGSRERRVTISISAVPPMPMYPSADLLQRQRKKGGHLRTFEHTRSSSPTECCHFSPWSKKAVPTDPDTEGLALGHRSKFPIPNTPSTLDKQTNWSKALPLPTPEERMKSSSQVITSCIIPINVTGVGFDRDASVRCSLVYSQSLLQRRRKLRRRRTVAGVPRQLQQDLDSHSPGSRERTVIVYASSDITPCNDDLVCQLNTRDSGCQTEDFLISGAPSRRRLRGQRSHGASLILSHSAGNISSLADSSDAMFAASVITQLRSRSLPRDGSCAIDNSRSDTDEDEEEGLSPFETEDFLHRPGELILKDDEESTDDQTMPNCQLGNMKYKQHSESPERGWMERSRSQLPRTADMGSCEISSSSDTFSSPVHSVSATGVLGSQIDHKEDHQSSSGNWSGSSSTCPSQTSETIPPAASPPLTGSSHCDSELSLNAVTHINDDQGSYILEHYQMDKFHSLRTQRTGSFSSTAMDILEEAGVSTPSEGEWGYPIPDPPCSQSPERSREVESSLGCPSFTSMATCESSYSDKPLSEKADTVSHYSVDTEGYYTSMHFDCGLKGSKSFSYNYAATSSDCGLSDLSGHMTFGRRCLSLRKPKVKPSPPKRNSSLRKICSEGNIPDMKEPKMTCSQQLALSSKERKVHRALARSTAYVQNPVDVREPLEVWEVKGSADLPDIGVFSSTDAHLFKDEGVVQSDYADLWLLNDLKSSDPYRSLSNSSTATGTTVIECIKSQESSESQTSQSGSRATTPSLPSVEGDFKLASPEKLAGLASPSSGYSSQSETPTSSFPAAFFPSPLSPSSGKRKPKVPERKSSLSLHSRSCREGVTSTKRDLELPMIPPSHLNLSALPHGGDKVSVCSNQIQNFHQSKQKSALSPNSEGLNTQLMSITPTVLHSVQLRSVSKEHNKSGDGKRNVTLNSPAVDSVSTQASRQSVETINLLASTLQHHRTPCPEPCEPYSSSKDKTPDIVCPSDNSYKLDRDAPDPESDPPLEQQLSHKVPDMTSSEERNTSIELAAIILQSEPFHPLTTEPPDEELCSKTSSPPTADHTSPKRTDSLDKLTVGDCQSDMLQMSTIQNETSKDLEYDATAENSPRDIKEESTTETEDYFSKDSTPSDHSVSSLSDESRPDDDSVFLSPTKSRTTEDLFAMIHRSKRKVLGRKDSTEVGVRSRLCAASGTSPPSSTLSSPGSPSSPMSAASPFTSAGSHKVPGPIYRSAKKSSTSNEEFKLLLLKKGSRSDSSYRMSATEILKSPIAPKSFGESMMELPRQPEEPTSPLHQALSTPDQLSNSPYPKANTESVSPRSFTTSSASRQGRCRIPPPANSSRYSIRSRLYNAPMQAISEGETENSDGSPHDDRSSLGSD